The Drosophila nasuta strain 15112-1781.00 chromosome 2R, ASM2355853v1, whole genome shotgun sequence genome segment taacgccttttgaatttttttgttcaaacTTTGTTGAGCGAGCTCGCGTCAACAAGAGCCTGAAAGTaggcaataaaaaattgtcaaacaaataaatatttgtagtacAGTGATGAATCGCTAAAGCGTGCCCAAAACTTGCTCAGCGATAGCACAAAATTCATAGCTGACTAAACTgttgatttcaaattgaatagcataattattgaaattgaaaattttgattGCTTTAAAGCCGATTTAGCGAACGTTGACTGTCTGTTGAGCTCTGGCAATTATTGCGTTGGGGAATCAATTGTTTTGGCCTTTGTTGCTGCGACTGAAATCCAAGTTGATCATTTCTGACATATAGcacttgtatttattttaatgtgaCAATCGGGAACAACTCCATGTGTCTATTGAATGCTTATTGTCAGGTTAGTTGCTTTGGGGCCGGGCTTAGTGTCAGTCGGGCAATCAACGTGAAATgttctctccttctcttttttttataatattaatttctatgtacataaattttgttgtcGCCGCCGTTTTGCACAGCCtaacacaaacagcaacaagaattTTCGACAGGCTTCGCTGCATTTTAATGCTGCAACTGTGGCAGACACAGAGTTCATGTTACAAGTAAATAcgctacaaaaaaaagagcgaaCAAATcatcataaatcataaattaagtattttaaaaaatagataaaccacaattaaaaaaatcagttgattaaaaaatatttccgGTGCTATTccattattaatttattttaattcaattcaattaaattatgttcTAAAAAAGTGATAAATTCtggaatgtttttttttattgtgttttgcAGCGTATTTAAATATTCGTTGAGCGATTCGACAAatgttttacaaatttttcattcaCTAACTGTTCACAACATTTTgctgttatttatttattttcttttcattttttcgctgttattgttgttgctttttgcaaattttaatttatttatgttgaacatatacatatgtatattgtttttgttgcatgttgcatgttgcttgttgctgtctgttggctgttggctgctcGTTGGCGGTTCGTCCTAGTTGCAAGGACATGTGCATATTTCATGACAAAACTGTATATTTTAGCGCAAagccaacaccaacaccaatgGCAAATGCGGCCCGGCGGCtcttctcctgctgctgttgatgttgatgacgCTATTGCTGTTGGTGGTAGATAGATTTCGAAGCCAAGGGTAACACCTTTTTGCTGTCCTTGCTTCCTTTATTTTCAAGGGTTGATTGCTTCATCCTCTCGAAataaatttactattattataatattagtTTTGTTGCCGGCTGATTGATTACATCCACTTAAGTTTCAGCTACACTTCGTTTGACGTCTTCGATAAAGTCGCGTGCCTTAAAAATGTTCGCATAGAGATCGCCATTTGGGGCGTTCTCAATACAACTTGGTCCATACACATTGATGCCACACAGCTGTCCATTGTGCAATAGAGGATCTCCTTTAAGAGTTTTTTCGCAATCTGCGGCCACATTTGAATTCTGAGCACAAAACATGTTGCTCGTAATGAAAACGAATTCGTTTTGCATAAAACTCTGTTTACACACTGCATTTTCCACGATTTGAGTACGTAAAAAGTTCGATCGCACTTTAGTCATATATAAGCTGACATTTTGCTTGGCTTCGATTGCTTGCTGGCAAAGTTTTAAGGGTTGAATTGAGCTGTCTTTTAAATGGTTAGTTAACAGCAAGGCGGCTAGATCGTAGGAAGAGCTAAGCACAATTTGATCTACAGCATGTAATCCTTTATTGGTGTCCTGCAGTTGAAATTGTGAGGGAGAAGGATTCTTAGAGAAACAGTTTGAAGAGCTCAGCGCAAGCTTTGTTGTTATCAATGCTCCACTGCAAATGATCTGTTTATTCTGCAGCACTTTGATTAGAAAATTTGTGGGATTCGGCGATACGCTACGCAATTGAATTAGCTTCTTACGACAAGGCttctttcttttgcattttttagtGTTTGGTTTCTTAGTTGATTTGTGTTTACTTTTGATATGTTTAACTGGTAAAATATACTCAATAATTCGCACAACTCCATTGGCTGGTAACTTGCCTTTATAAGGTTGAAAATTGACAGATaacttgaaattattttgcactttCTTTTTTCCACAGCAATTGCTTAGTTGAAGTATTAAAAGTAGACCAAACAACTTCACAGTTGGCGACATTCTGTTTGCTGCAACTATCtttaaatctatttattaTGCTTATGAAGTGAGGCAATTTCTATTCGACACGCTGTTAATTATAGCTGCTAAGAGAATTTCACAAGTATTTCGTTGCCACTCGAGTTGTCACAGGCTTgtttcttttgaattttgagTCTCTTCCGGCCACTTCACTTAATTCAGTGTAATGCCCGCGGCTTTGATTCGCAGCTCTGCTTTGTTGATGATGGACCAACAAGCATTAAGGCCTATTGGCCTCAATGCGGCGTTTGAATGCTCAAAGCTAAACAATCAAATATCGGATTGAGTGTggactacatacatatatgcataggCGAGCGCTGACTTTTGTTTATGCTCATGTGATCCGCTTGTCAAAGCAGACGAACGTACGCTGcgcacatggcgtatgcgtaatcaaaatgttttgcctgccaaattgaaaacataaaCACAGTTTGTCCTGCTTCCAACTTCACCTACTGCTACAGGTCCAGCTACCAACTACGTTGCCATGTTGACAACGTGTCATGTCTAATGACCAAACAGTTGCtgtgcaaataaatagaaGTAGAAGTGAGACGCTTTTGCTGGCCATCGATGCGTTTCCACTGGAGATGAGAATGTTTCAGTTCAGTATCtttttcaatcaaatttaacAAGAATTCGCGTCAAAGTTGAACATATTTTTGAGAATTCTTGATGGTTTATGCATAGCtaaatattgattgaattttgccattttccaGCTCAATTATTTctaaaaagtaaacaaatgtttttgtGTAAGTTTTGTGCAATTAATAAAACTGATATGGCAAAAAAGTTAAAGCTATGTCTGAAACTTTAAAAGTGAATTAAGTTTTTAGAGTCTGTAATTaatgaaagtgaaatttaatGTGGAAGCAAAGTTGAAGGGAATTTCAGATACGCTTTAGTGCattaaataaagctccgccTTTGCTCATTTGTTGGATTTATGTGCGGCACTTAAACTGAATTGACAATCAATAGCCAAGGCCAAAAGTAAACCCAGCGTTGCCAAAGGGATTGACTGCGAGGGATGAAGTGGGGGGAGGGGCTGCGATGACTCGACCAAACAAAAGGCAATACGAGGCTGGCCCAAGTCGAGGCTCATAAACAATGCGGCCAATTTACATGTATTGGGCCGACGCACTTGTTCTCTATGTATGTGAAACTGAAtgcgagtgagtgagtgtctgagtgtgcgagtgtgtgtgtaagtgccATACATGCCCTTGTTGTCGTTGCGtttggtataaaaaattgtcCCTTTGTTGCATATAAAAACAATGGCCCAAAGAActtgaaatcaatttcaaaCGTTTTAGCCAAAGCCAATTGATTTATGTGTTGTGCAAGTTTGTTGTGTGAATGCCGATGTATGAGTGTtctgagtatgtgtgtgttagtgtgtgtgttatggTTGGGTATAGTATTTTGTGTACGCTTTGTTTTGTATTAGTTTTAGCCTCGACTCGAGCCTTGTTGGCCATCATTTAGCCTGGCAGGTCattcgttgtttttttctttctctgtttttttttgtttttatgggTGTTCACTTTGACCCAAACAATTAACACTGACTGCCAAAAGTCAGTGGAAGACGCTCGATTTTGCTTACACTTGATAAACTTTTTATTGCTtccaaacaatttaaaatttaatttgaaataacgaaaagcaaacaaaactttttggtCTGAGGCTTAtgtttcagttcagttcagctcagctcagctcgcCAAAGCAATTTCATTGAGATATTCGCAGTCAGTTTTGTGGCTGGCTACTTGTGACAGCATTGCCAACTggtaattgaataaaaacagCGCACAATGCGCAAAGTAAACAAGGCTCAAGCAGCTCTCAGTCTGTCTCTCTGGCCATATGGGTTAGCATTACAGTCTGActttctgtccgtctgtctatcAGTCAGTGctttcttctttctctctccctctctttctctgtgtgtcaCATTCTTATTCTCCCTTGTGGTTAGTTGCGTTTGATTTGCCGCGCAGTGACACATCTCGTAATGCAATGAAGCATGAAATAATGAAGGAGTAAGAGATTGTTCTCCCagtgtctctctctttctctctctctctcgtctcTGTCTTGGCTTTAACTTAAACAAACGCAGCTAAAGTAGCCTAAGTCGACATTTTTACGCCTTTTATTCAGTTGACTGCATAAATTTAACGGCTCTGGCTACGCATTTTAAATGCTGTTG includes the following:
- the LOC132785172 gene encoding seminase, with protein sequence MSPTVKLFGLLLILQLSNCCGKKKVQNNFKLSVNFQPYKGKLPANGVVRIIEYILPVKHIKSKHKSTKKPNTKKCKRKKPCRKKLIQLRSVSPNPTNFLIKVLQNKQIICSGALITTKLALSSSNCFSKNPSPSQFQLQDTNKGLHAVDQIVLSSSYDLAALLLTNHLKDSSIQPLKLCQQAIEAKQNVSLYMTKVRSNFLRTQIVENAVCKQSFMQNEFVFITSNMFCAQNSNVAADCEKTLKGDPLLHNGQLCGINVYGPSCIENAPNGDLYANIFKARDFIEDVKRSVAET